The following proteins come from a genomic window of Crassostrea angulata isolate pt1a10 chromosome 1, ASM2561291v2, whole genome shotgun sequence:
- the LOC128184152 gene encoding uncharacterized protein LOC128184152, translating into MKTPESTDIIDAHNLTSWISNYTTRAMLMQYLVLCPEQDMCQGQSLRRSYVFDVEMTRSCTPCDCDASCIRKSSCCPSKLLLMENSLDPIEQLEQNKTVSLSCSLPFLNIHSDFQEQSYWMVDSCPDGKVCIPSKSQSINMSLFTPVTSLLTNETYRYLQCALCNDENISDLLFWKQDKIVCTSRSYLLSLVLTVDAIYQKIFDGLSPCNILFYPPNTIRELVTPCIYTTGVTCNQTGSLDGNSSYLIQACKDYYLPFITNYKTYRNIFCALCFSMSLLELPIENKEGSGYGGSKDFPLFSALINFNKKRSVEEFQNDVQCGHGQIFHKELKTCFALTCEQEYEYTHHPPEPPSCQSSFSRWEENSYEINLIFEKIGGHNSSAFLSVGLLLETHLENKLLTNNLSDYLCSLNIFVLDERTDTEQFGALIELTLNRVHSLNDMIEYLLNLFAKDKEVVLEDTYLGLNITFTSFLIGQRFILYEEDRYLSLFARHYVHPISYRTKSSLAFINMASTRIFCLKSLSTVVVADWYTCPRVRISTENTLISLKNYSLCLPELNTCIPSRYFKKSTSNLQYDICLDWFNRAQVTASKPSADLEESKYLSLVCLSLSTAGSVLTIISYIVKSNPLVSPGSHIVVLSFFITFANIIYTISKFFLWSKSVCITAGVFVHFFWLSSMFWMSLSSFKIFQTFTDIATFRKKSKVSTLLLVNFFFCLFFIGVNISVSFYSSGGNSFGYSTSTCYIADPNMILYTFALPVGITVIINTFMFFVTIKKIFQKEDVRKSREQQRVSAYFRLSTLTGASWCFGFLAQITHLQVFSFLHTVFSGGQGVLLYFTFGIPLWVNCKTDNKRNMSSN; encoded by the exons ATGAAAACACCAGAGTCGACTGACATCATTGATGCCCACAACTTAACATCATGGATCTCAAACTACACTACACGAGCCATGCTGATGCAGTACCTTGTTCTTTGTCCGGAACAAGATATGTGTCAGGGACAAAGTCTAAGAAGAAGTTACGTCTTTGATGTAGAAATGACCAGAAGTTGTACGCCCTGCGACTGCGATGCATCTTGTATAAGAAAATCCTCTTGTTGTCCCTCAAAGCTTTTGCTTATGGAAAATAGCTTAGATCCGATCGAACAACTGGAACAAAACAAAACGGTTTCTCTTAGTTGTTCATTGCCTTTTTTGAATATACATTCCGATTTTCAGGAACAGTCGTACTGGATGGTCGATAGCTGTCCAGATGGAAAAGTATGTATCCCATCTAAAAGCCAATCTATAAACATGTCCCTCTTCACCCCGGTGACCTCTCTTTTGACCAACGAGACATACCGGTATCTTCAATGTGCGCTTTGCAATGATGAAAATATTTCCGACCTACTGTTTTGGAAACAGGACAAGATCGTTTGCACGTCGCGGTCTTATCTTTTGTCGTTGGTTTTGACTGTCGATGCTATCTATCAGAAGATATTTGATGGACTTTCGCcatgcaatattttgttttatccacCAAACACAATAAGAGAATTGGTGACTCCCTGTATTTATACAACAGGCGTTACTTGCAACCAAACAGGATCTCTCGACGGAAACTCATCGTACCTTATTCAGGCATGCAAGGACTATTACCTACCTTTCATTACAAACTACAAaacatatagaaatatattctgCGCTCTCTGCTTTTCTATGTCCTTGTTAGAATTAccaattgaaaataaagaagGCAGTGGTTACGGGGGGTCCAAAGATTTTCCACTCTTCTCAGCtttaataaatttcaacaaaaagAGATCCGTCGAGGAATTTCAGAATGACGTACAATGTGGTCATGgacaaatatttcataaagagttg AAGACCTGTTTTGCTTTGACCTGTGAGCAGGAATACGAATACACTCATCACCCACCTGAACCACCATCTTGCCAATCATCTTTTTCCAGATGGGAAGAAAACAGCTACGAgatcaatttgatttttgaaaaaatcggTGGACACAATAGTTCAGCTTTCCTTTCAGTTGGATTGCTTTTGGAAACCCATTTAGAAAACAAATTGCTTACGAATAATCTTAGCGACTATTTATGCTCTCTGAATATATTTGTACTTGACGAACGAACAGATACAGAGCAATTCGGTGCACTTATTGAATTAACTCTGAATCGTGTTCACAGTCTTAACGACATGATTGAATACTTGTTAAATCTTTTTGCAAAAGACAAAGAAGTTGTTCTTGAGGATACCTATTTGGGCTTAAACATAACTTTTACAAGTTTTTTAATTGGACAAAGATTTATTTTGTACGAGGAAGACAGATATTTGTCCCTTTTTGCCCGCCATTATGTTCATCCAATAAGTTATCGAACAAAATCTTCTTTAGCTTTTATTAATATGGCATCGACTCGGATTTTCTGTTTAAAGTCTCTCTCCACAGTGGTTGTTGCCGACTGGTATACTTGTCCCAGAGTCAGGATCAGTACGGAAAATACTCTGATAAGTTTGAAAAACTACTCTTTGTGTCTTCCAGAACTGAACACTTGTATTCCTTCTAGGTACTTTAAGAAATCTACAAGTAATCTTCAGTATGACATCTGTTTGGATTGGTTCAATCGAGCTCAAGTAACTGCCTCCAAGCCATCTGCAGATTTAGAAGAGAGTAAATATTTGTCATTGGTTTGTCTTTCCCTTTCTACAGCAGGGTCCGTCTTGACGATCATATCTTACATTGTCAAATCAAATCCGTTGGTTTCTCCAGGATCTCACATCGTTGTTTTGTCCTTCTTTATAACATTTGCAAATATTATATACACAATTTCTAAGTTTTTCCTTTGGAGCAAATCTGTATGCATAACCGCAGGTGTCTTCGTTCATTTCTTTTGGTTATCTTCGATGTTTTGGATGAGTCTCTCTTCCTTCAAGATCTTTCAGACTTTTACTGACATTGCCACCTTTCGAAAAAAATCCAAAGTTTCTACTCTCTTGTTGGTAAATTTCTTcttctgtttgttttttattggtgtcaacaTATCTGTAAGCTTCTACTCTAGCGGTGGTAACAGTTTTGGGTATTCTACTTCAACGTGTTACATTGCCGATCCGAACATGATCCTTTACACGTTTGCTCTACCTGTTGGTATTACCGTCATTATCAACACATTTATGTTTTTTGTTACGatcaaaaagatttttcaaaaggAAGACGTTCGCAAGTCAAGGGAACAGCAGAGAGTCAGTGCTTACTTCCGGTTATCCACTTTGACTGGTGCGTCCTGGTGTTTTGGTTTTCTTGCTCAGATTACCCACCTACAAGTGTTTTCGTTTTTGCATACAGTTTTCAGCGGGGGTCAGGGCGTTCTTCTTTACTTTACCTTTGGAATTCCCTTGTGGGTAAATTGTAAAACCGATAATAAACGAAACATGTCCAGTAATTAA
- the LOC128184111 gene encoding uncharacterized protein LOC128184111 encodes MKTPESTDIIDAHNLTSWISNYTTRAMLMQYLVLCPEQDMCQGQSLRRSYVFDVEMTRSCTPCDCDASCIRKSSCCPSKLLLMENSLDPIEQLEQNKTVSLSCSLPFLNIHSDFQEQSYWMVDSCPDGKVCIPSKSQSINMSLFTPVTSLLTNETYRYLQCALCNDENISDLLFWKQDKIVCTSRSYLLSLVLTVDAIYQKIFDGLSPCNILFYPPNTIRELVTPCIYTTGVTCNQTGSLDGNSSYLIQACKDYYLPFITNYKTYRNIFCALCFSMSLLELPIENKEGSGYGGSKDFPLFSALINFNKKRSVEEFQNDVQCGHGQIFHKELVCIFLFGVFLIFTLEPLV; translated from the coding sequence ATGAAAACACCAGAGTCGACTGACATCATTGATGCCCACAACTTAACATCATGGATCTCAAACTACACTACACGAGCCATGCTGATGCAGTACCTTGTTCTTTGTCCGGAACAAGATATGTGTCAGGGACAAAGTCTAAGAAGAAGTTACGTCTTTGATGTAGAAATGACCAGAAGTTGTACGCCCTGCGACTGCGATGCATCTTGTATAAGAAAATCCTCTTGTTGTCCCTCAAAGCTTTTGCTTATGGAAAATAGCTTAGATCCGATCGAACAACTGGAACAAAACAAAACGGTTTCTCTTAGTTGTTCATTGCCTTTTTTGAATATACATTCCGATTTTCAGGAACAGTCGTACTGGATGGTCGATAGCTGTCCAGATGGAAAAGTATGTATCCCATCTAAAAGCCAATCTATAAACATGTCCCTCTTCACCCCGGTGACCTCTCTTTTGACCAACGAGACATACCGGTATCTTCAATGTGCGCTTTGCAATGATGAAAATATTTCCGACCTACTGTTTTGGAAACAGGACAAGATCGTTTGCACGTCGCGGTCTTATCTTTTGTCGTTGGTTTTGACTGTCGATGCTATCTATCAGAAGATATTTGATGGACTTTCGCcatgcaatattttgttttatccacCAAACACAATAAGAGAATTGGTGACTCCCTGTATTTATACAACAGGCGTTACTTGCAACCAAACAGGATCTCTCGACGGAAACTCATCGTACCTTATTCAGGCATGCAAGGACTATTACCTACCTTTCATTACAAACTACAAaacatatagaaatatattctgCGCTCTCTGCTTTTCTATGTCCTTGTTAGAATTAccaattgaaaataaagaagGCAGTGGTTACGGGGGGTCCAAAGATTTTCCACTCTTCTCGGCtttaataaatttcaacaaaaagAGATCCGTCGAGGAATTTCAGAATGACGTACAATGTGGTCATGgacaaatatttcataaagagttggtatgtatttttttgttcggtgtatttttaattttcacattAGAACCACTCGTCTGA